The following are encoded together in the Eulemur rufifrons isolate Redbay chromosome 28, OSU_ERuf_1, whole genome shotgun sequence genome:
- the HABP2 gene encoding hyaluronan-binding protein 2, which yields MLAGVSCLHVLLLMVLVGKPAFGSFLTSILEQLSSGWAGGNHDVHSYEYYDEEEHISTSPTQPDNPDWYYEEDDACQPNPCKHGGDCVTDGRTFTCSCLDPFSGNRCQNVQNNCKNNPCGRGHCLITQSPPYYRCACKHPYMGSHCSIVAPVCRPNPCRNGGTCSRNKRRSKFSCSCPDLFRGRFCEVGPGDCYVGDGSSYRGQVSTTVNQRTCLHWNSPLLLQENYNVFMENAESHGIGEHNFCRNPDGDQKPWCYVKVSSEKVEWEYCEVLACSAQGGAYLEESPTEPLAKPLGFDSCGRTETAQSQVKRIYGGFKSTAGKHPWQVSIQTVSRPRGHFCGGSLVHPCWVLTAAHCTEEKARYLKVVLGDQDLKKTEFHEQIFGVEKIFKHSSYHETDEIPHNDIALLKLKPVDGHCALESKYVKTVCLPDGPFPSGTECHISGWGVTETGDESRQLLDAKVKLIANSLCNSRRLYNHLIDDSMICAGNLQKPGRDTCQGDSGGPLTCEKDGTYYVYGIVSWGLGCGQKPGVYTQVTKFLSWIKATIQRENGF from the exons agcttCCTGACATCTATATTAGAACAGCTGAGCTCAG GTTGGGCTGGTGGCAACCACGATGTGCACAGCTACGAATATTACGATGAGGAAGAGCACATCAGTACCTCACCTACCCAGCCTGACAATCCTGACTGGTACTACGAAGAGGACG ATGCGTGCCAGCCCAACCCCTGTAAACACGGCGGGGACTGCGTCACGGACGGGAGGACCTTCACGTGCAGCTGCCTGGACCCTTTCTCTGGGAACAGGTGTCAGAACG TGCAAAACAATTGCAAGAACAACCCGTGTGGCCGGGGCCATTGCCTCATCACCCAAAGTCCTCCCTACTACCGCTGTGCCTGCAAACACCCTTACATGGGTTCTCACTGTTCCATAG TGGCTCCCGTGTGCAGGCCAAACCCCTGCCGGAATGGCGGCACCTGCTCCCGGAATAAGCGGAGATCCAAATTCTCCTGCTCCTGTCCTGACCTCTTCAGGGGCAGATTCTGCGAAGTAG GTCCGGGTGACTGCTATGTTGGCGACGGCTCCTCTTACCGAGGGCAAGTGAGCACGACAGTCAACCAGCGCACGTGCCTTCACTGGAACTCCCCCCTCCTCTTGCAGGAGAATTACAACGTGTTTATGGAGAATGCTGAGTCTCATGGCATTGGGGAGCACAACTTCTGCAG aaacCCAGATGGAGACCAAAAGCCCTGGTGCTATGTTAAAGTTAGCAGTGAAAAGGTGGAATGGGAGTACTGCGAAGTCTTGGCCTGCTCAGCCCAAG GCGGCGCCTACCTGGAGGAAAGCCCGACTGAGCCCTTGGCCAAGCCCCTGGGGTTTGACTCCTGCGGGAGGACCGAGACGGCGCAGAGTCAGGTCAAGAGGATCTACGGAGGCTTCAAGAGCACGGCAGGCAAGCACCCGTGGCAGGTGTCGATCCAGACCGTCTCCAGGCCCCGGGGCCACTTCTGCGGGGGGTCGCTGGTACACCCCTGCTGGGTGCTCACTGCCGCCCACTGCACTGA AGAAAAAGCTAGATATCTAAAAGTGGTGCTGGGAGACCAGGACCTGAAAAAGACAGAATTCCACGAGCAGATCTTCGGGGTAGAGAAGATATTCAAGCACAGCTCCTACCATGAAACAGATGAGATTCCCCACAATGATATTG CTTTGCTCAAGTTAAAGCCAGTGGATGGTCACTGTGCTCTGGAGTCCAAATACGTGAAGACCGTTTGTCTGCCGGACGGTCCCTTTCCCTCTGGGACTGAGTGCCACATCTCTGGCTGGGGTGTTACAGAAACCG GGGATGAGTCCCGCCAACTCCTGGATGCCAAAGTCAAGCTGATCGCCAACAGTCTGTGCAACTCCCGCCGACTCTACAACCACCTGATCGACGACAGCATGATCTGTGCGGGAAACCTTCAGAAACCTGGGCGAGACACCTGCCAG GGTGACTCTGGAGGCCCTCTGACCTGTGAGAAGGATGGCACCTACTACGTCTATGGCATCGTGAGCTGGGGTCTGGGATGTGGGCAGAAGCCAGGGGTGTACACCCAAGTGACCAAGTTCCTGAGTTGGATCAAGGCCACCATCCAAAGGGAGAATGGCTTCTAA